A window from Virgibacillus sp. NKC19-3 encodes these proteins:
- a CDS encoding CoA-binding protein has product MSWENPKNETLKEILESANTIAVVGLSDNPDRTSHQIAKIMQEKGYRIIPVNPTVEEVLGEKSYPKLTDIPEKVDIINVFRRPEYLPAIAEEAAQTDCRVFWAQQGIVNEEAYHYLKERDFIVMMDLCIKVVHSVLVQK; this is encoded by the coding sequence ATGTCTTGGGAAAACCCGAAAAATGAAACATTGAAAGAAATATTGGAATCAGCGAACACAATTGCAGTCGTTGGACTATCTGATAACCCTGACAGAACATCACATCAAATAGCAAAAATAATGCAGGAAAAAGGATACCGGATCATCCCAGTTAATCCCACTGTTGAAGAAGTACTCGGTGAAAAATCTTATCCAAAATTGACGGATATACCTGAAAAAGTAGATATTATCAATGTTTTTAGAAGACCGGAATACTTGCCTGCTATTGCGGAAGAAGCTGCCCAAACGGATTGCCGCGTTTTTTGGGCACAACAAGGTATTGTAAACGAAGAAGCTTATCATTATTTAAAAGAACGGGATTTCATCGTCATGATGGATTTATGCATCAAAGTAGTACACAGTGTACTAGTGCAGAAATAA
- the plsY gene encoding glycerol-3-phosphate 1-O-acyltransferase PlsY, with product MEYLLFGIIAYLLGSIPSALIVGKIWYHIDIREHGSGNIGATNTFRILGFKAGSIVVSTDILKGTTATLVPLLFDGDVYRLAIGLFAVVGHTYPIFAKFNGGKAVATSGGIILGINPLLFIIMVTSFLLTLYLSKYVSLSSLITGIIAVIASILLHEIGLAIVTALLTVFVFYRHRENIKRIKNKTEPKITWM from the coding sequence ATGGAATATTTATTATTTGGTATTATTGCATATTTATTAGGTTCTATACCCTCTGCCCTCATTGTTGGCAAGATTTGGTATCATATAGACATACGGGAACATGGCAGTGGGAATATTGGAGCAACGAATACATTTCGAATATTAGGCTTTAAAGCAGGTAGCATTGTTGTTTCAACAGATATATTAAAAGGTACTACGGCTACACTGGTTCCTTTATTATTTGACGGGGATGTATACCGACTGGCCATTGGCCTATTTGCTGTTGTTGGACATACATATCCTATTTTCGCTAAGTTTAACGGTGGAAAAGCAGTGGCGACATCCGGCGGAATAATCCTGGGTATTAATCCATTATTATTCATCATTATGGTTACAAGCTTTCTTTTGACATTGTATTTATCAAAATATGTCTCCCTTTCTTCCCTGATTACAGGGATTATTGCTGTGATTGCTTCTATACTTTTACACGAGATTGGTCTTGCTATAGTGACTGCGTTATTAACAGTTTTTGTTTTTTACAGACATAGGGAGAATATCAAGCGAATCAAGAACAAAACCGAACCCAAAATCACCTGGATGTAA
- a CDS encoding ABC transporter permease/substrate-binding protein, whose protein sequence is MSEFISVFQDRQDMLLELIWEHLQISLISLIIAIIIAVPLGLILTRYPRVAEPVIGLSAVMQTIPSLAVLAFLIPFFGIGTTPAIVALTVYGLLPILRNTYTGIKEVNPALKEAATGMGMNSVKRLTKVELPIAMPVMMAGIRTSMVLIVGTTTIAALIGAGGLGELILLGIDRGADVNLILLGAIPAALLAIALDLILRGFERISKKAGFKSFIVMLVIAVLIVTTPFFITTSKNADVVIGGKLGAEPEILINMYKLLIEDETDLEVELEAGLGKTAFVFTALQEESIDIFPEFTGTAIVTHLEEETESNDATEVYEQAKQGMKEEYDMEFLQPMEYNNTYTIATRPETAKESNLEDIGDVKQIEDEITAGFTLEFRDRYDGYIGMQDVYNLDIESISTMDPGIRQDALDKGEVDIIDAYATDSYMVELGLVTLDDPENLFPPYQGAPLLRAETLKEHPELEEVLNQLGGKITDEEMREMNYEVDYEDRSPNEVAREFLESEGLL, encoded by the coding sequence ATGAGTGAATTCATTTCCGTATTTCAAGATAGACAGGATATGTTGCTGGAGTTGATTTGGGAACATTTACAAATATCACTTATCTCACTTATTATTGCTATTATTATTGCAGTTCCCTTAGGCTTAATTTTAACAAGGTATCCACGTGTTGCTGAGCCGGTAATCGGTCTGTCTGCAGTCATGCAAACAATACCGAGTTTAGCAGTATTAGCTTTTTTAATCCCCTTCTTTGGGATTGGCACAACACCTGCTATTGTAGCACTCACCGTATATGGCCTTCTTCCCATTTTAAGAAATACATATACAGGAATTAAAGAAGTTAATCCAGCTTTAAAAGAAGCGGCAACAGGTATGGGGATGAATTCAGTAAAACGGTTAACTAAAGTTGAATTACCAATTGCAATGCCTGTGATGATGGCAGGAATTCGAACTTCGATGGTTCTGATTGTTGGAACTACAACGATTGCAGCTCTTATTGGAGCGGGTGGATTAGGTGAGTTAATCTTATTGGGGATAGATCGAGGAGCAGATGTTAATCTCATATTACTTGGTGCCATACCTGCAGCATTATTAGCCATTGCGTTGGATTTAATTTTACGAGGATTTGAACGTATTTCAAAAAAAGCTGGCTTTAAATCGTTTATTGTCATGTTAGTTATCGCTGTACTCATCGTTACCACCCCATTTTTTATTACTACTTCCAAAAATGCAGATGTGGTAATCGGTGGGAAATTGGGGGCCGAACCGGAAATTTTAATTAATATGTACAAGCTCTTAATTGAGGATGAAACTGATTTGGAAGTAGAACTGGAAGCTGGGCTTGGAAAGACAGCATTCGTGTTTACGGCGTTACAAGAGGAGAGTATTGATATATTTCCTGAATTTACCGGAACAGCAATTGTTACCCATTTAGAAGAAGAGACAGAGAGCAATGATGCCACTGAAGTATATGAACAAGCAAAACAAGGAATGAAAGAAGAATATGACATGGAGTTTCTCCAACCTATGGAATACAATAATACGTATACGATAGCTACGAGACCGGAGACTGCCAAAGAGTCTAACTTAGAAGATATTGGAGACGTAAAGCAAATAGAAGATGAAATCACAGCAGGTTTTACATTGGAATTTAGGGATAGGTACGATGGATATATAGGCATGCAAGATGTTTATAACCTTGATATCGAAAGCATCAGCACAATGGATCCTGGTATACGTCAGGATGCTTTAGATAAAGGTGAAGTGGACATCATTGATGCTTACGCAACAGACAGTTATATGGTAGAATTAGGCCTAGTAACATTAGACGATCCGGAGAATCTGTTTCCGCCATATCAAGGAGCACCACTTCTCAGGGCGGAAACATTGAAGGAACATCCGGAATTAGAAGAGGTATTAAATCAACTGGGTGGTAAAATAACAGATGAAGAGATGCGCGAGATGAATTATGAAGTTGACTATGAAGACAGGTCTCCTAACGAAGTAGCAAGAGAGTTTCTGGAAAGCGAAGGTTTACTTTAA
- a CDS encoding CBS domain-containing protein, translating to MRGRRLVTSSYSISQEAFDNGNYGKIGMYIIVDENNMYTGAVNNGKLTEATTLDNDTPLFKATEIIESRDQLLFPVLKNQKMVGVISSKDIVLFLKKQTRIENGVIRS from the coding sequence GTGAGAGGTCGGAGGTTAGTCACCTCCTCCTACTCGATTTCACAGGAGGCGTTTGATAATGGGAACTATGGCAAAATAGGGATGTACATTATAGTTGATGAGAACAATATGTATACCGGGGCAGTAAATAATGGAAAATTAACAGAGGCAACTACACTGGATAACGACACGCCTCTTTTTAAAGCTACAGAAATAATAGAGTCAAGGGATCAATTATTATTTCCCGTATTAAAAAACCAAAAAATGGTGGGTGTTATCAGTAGTAAGGATATTGTTTTGTTTTTAAAAAAGCAAACAAGGATTGAAAACGGGGTGATCCGATCATGA
- the ltrA gene encoding group II intron reverse transcriptase/maturase, protein MLEQILSRENLMTALHRVERNKGSHGVDGMPVQNLRAHIVEHWASIREQLETGTYYPQPVRHYKIRKEGGGMRKLGIPTVLDRFIQQAIAQVLTTIYDPTFSENSYGFRPKRRGHDAVRKARAYMKDGYRWVIDMDLEKFFDKVNHDRLMRTLSRRVKDPKVLQLIRRFLQAGIMEDGVVHPNTEGASQGGPLSPLLSNIVLDELDKELEKRGLHFVRYADDFHIYVRSKRAGHRIMESITNFIEKKMKLEVNKEKSAVDRPWKRKFLGFSFTFHKENPKIRIAKESIKRFKRRIRELTSRKKSMNMGDRIEKLNQYLAGWLGYYQLAETPTIFKELDGWIRRRLRMIRWKEWKKVKTKHKNLVKQGIKKGKAWEWANTRKSYWRTANSPILHRALGDQYWSEQGLKSLTNSYLTKRWT, encoded by the coding sequence ATGTTGGAACAAATCCTATCACGGGAAAACTTAATGACAGCTCTGCATCGTGTAGAGCGCAATAAAGGAAGTCACGGAGTTGATGGAATGCCCGTACAAAACTTACGAGCGCATATCGTTGAACACTGGGCTTCTATTCGGGAACAACTGGAAACAGGAACCTACTATCCTCAGCCTGTCCGCCATTACAAAATCCGTAAAGAAGGCGGCGGTATGAGGAAACTGGGTATTCCCACCGTGTTAGACCGATTTATCCAACAAGCCATCGCACAAGTGCTCACCACGATATATGACCCGACCTTCTCGGAAAATAGCTATGGCTTCCGCCCAAAGCGTCGAGGTCACGACGCTGTAAGGAAAGCTAGGGCATACATGAAGGACGGATATCGCTGGGTGATTGATATGGATTTAGAGAAATTCTTCGATAAAGTAAACCACGACCGTTTGATGCGGACGCTAAGTCGGAGGGTCAAAGACCCGAAAGTCCTTCAGCTTATCCGCAGATTCCTGCAAGCAGGAATCATGGAAGACGGAGTGGTACATCCGAATACAGAAGGAGCGTCTCAGGGCGGACCGTTAAGTCCGCTTCTCTCAAACATTGTCCTGGATGAACTGGACAAAGAGTTAGAGAAAAGAGGACTCCATTTCGTGCGCTATGCGGATGACTTTCATATTTATGTCCGTTCGAAAAGGGCAGGACACCGAATAATGGAAAGTATCACCAACTTTATAGAGAAGAAGATGAAATTGGAAGTCAATAAAGAGAAAAGTGCGGTAGACCGCCCATGGAAACGTAAATTCCTTGGATTCTCATTCACCTTTCATAAGGAAAATCCCAAGATACGGATTGCGAAAGAGAGCATCAAACGTTTCAAGCGACGAATCCGAGAATTAACGTCTCGAAAGAAATCCATGAATATGGGGGACAGAATCGAGAAACTGAATCAATATCTCGCAGGCTGGCTGGGATACTACCAGTTAGCAGAAACACCTACGATATTCAAGGAACTCGACGGATGGATTCGAAGACGTCTACGAATGATACGTTGGAAAGAGTGGAAGAAAGTGAAAACGAAACACAAGAATCTTGTGAAACAAGGAATCAAGAAAGGAAAAGCGTGGGAATGGGCAAACACAAGAAAGAGCTATTGGCGAACCGCCAATAGCCCTATCTTGCATAGAGCACTTGGTGACCAATACTGGTCAGAACAAGGCTTGAAGAGTCTAACTAATAGCTATCTAACGAAGCGTTGGACATAA